A stretch of Pirellulales bacterium DNA encodes these proteins:
- a CDS encoding cation transporter, with the protein MRINTNYLIAAAITIAAASSTGFAQTAALPPGDSEVQVIAEKMCCKGCAQKVSGQLYTLKGVKSVGVDLSTHTVNVTLPVPSATTLGRIWHAVEQGDGGPTSLSTSTAAYQIVRPQNEQELRAVQQMGATQHIVIDNLHCKGCAQKIAAQLYGLKGVTKVSVDMERETLIVETNPKTPVSPWLVIDAVSAAKERPVAIRGNYGTLAISWATEAAPKSNHQAQQLINGGIQR; encoded by the coding sequence ATGCGCATAAATACCAATTACCTGATTGCAGCAGCCATCACGATCGCCGCCGCATCTTCAACCGGCTTCGCCCAAACGGCCGCACTCCCACCGGGAGATAGCGAAGTACAGGTCATCGCAGAAAAAATGTGCTGCAAAGGCTGCGCCCAGAAGGTTTCTGGCCAGCTCTACACGCTCAAGGGCGTCAAATCAGTAGGAGTTGACCTCTCGACGCACACGGTGAACGTCACGCTGCCCGTCCCAAGCGCAACGACGCTGGGGCGCATCTGGCACGCCGTCGAGCAAGGGGACGGAGGTCCCACCTCGTTGAGCACGTCAACCGCCGCGTATCAAATCGTTCGTCCGCAGAACGAACAGGAACTGCGCGCTGTTCAGCAGATGGGGGCCACGCAGCATATCGTCATTGATAACCTGCATTGCAAGGGATGCGCTCAAAAGATCGCAGCTCAGCTCTACGGCCTGAAAGGGGTTACTAAGGTGAGTGTCGATATGGAGCGCGAGACCTTGATAGTCGAAACGAACCCGAAAACGCCGGTCTCTCCGTGGCTCGTAATCGATGCGGTCTCCGCAGCCAAGGAACGTCCGGTCGCGATTCGTGGAAACTACGGAACTTTGGCGATTTCCTGGGCCACTGAAGCCGCGCCGAAGTCAAACCATCAAGCTCAACAACTCATAAATGGAGGAATCCAAAGATGA
- a CDS encoding PEP-CTERM sorting domain-containing protein: MSRYIVSGRWRQALAAVCVAGAAMPAWAGDYYTTVPFPAGIFIGGTGATPAHVVIGKEYSHNRGIPGTDPRIVSFDDHDAFGAPDPLQVVSWDGIPRAGVGGGNSGSNDAFDFGVPGFNFPQGQVDAIANRGDFLFREVIENKASLLFSSTLDTSVVGGVHVWWEDPTGAFGIWADAETLGIAHPPGPGPGVNHHPVFDLDGLEVWGPEPPTHLPGGNVVVEGYLGGLHVADSDRFSLDNDSASGVSVWAYDIAAKAIAPWVLHADVVAAVEHAFLGPGAAFPREIRDLIDLDALMARDLGPIAAHGLFAPGDEILFSIDPIDAVGIDGGEIIHAYFDAAGGIVGAFLSHGGHLWDTAFDIRGRFGVEFEDIDAIEAVGTLTGDPIDVPDPYIPEPATIWLAGLGLAGIAARRRRRSI, translated from the coding sequence ATGAGTCGGTACATTGTTTCCGGACGGTGGCGCCAAGCGCTCGCGGCGGTATGCGTCGCCGGCGCCGCCATGCCGGCTTGGGCGGGCGATTACTACACGACGGTCCCTTTCCCCGCAGGGATCTTCATCGGCGGAACCGGCGCAACGCCGGCGCATGTCGTGATCGGCAAAGAGTATTCGCACAACCGCGGCATCCCGGGAACCGATCCGCGGATCGTCAGCTTCGACGATCACGACGCGTTCGGCGCCCCCGACCCGCTGCAGGTGGTGTCGTGGGACGGCATTCCCCGCGCCGGCGTGGGGGGCGGCAACAGCGGTTCGAACGACGCGTTCGATTTCGGCGTGCCGGGGTTCAACTTTCCTCAGGGACAAGTCGACGCAATCGCCAATCGGGGCGACTTTTTGTTTCGCGAAGTGATTGAGAACAAAGCGTCGCTGTTGTTCTCGTCGACCCTCGACACGAGCGTTGTCGGCGGCGTGCATGTCTGGTGGGAAGATCCAACCGGCGCCTTCGGCATCTGGGCCGATGCCGAAACGCTTGGCATCGCCCATCCCCCGGGCCCCGGGCCGGGCGTCAATCATCACCCCGTGTTCGACCTCGATGGCCTGGAAGTGTGGGGGCCCGAGCCCCCCACGCATCTGCCCGGCGGCAATGTGGTCGTCGAGGGCTATCTCGGAGGCTTGCATGTCGCCGACTCCGATCGGTTCTCGCTTGACAACGATTCTGCTTCGGGCGTCTCCGTCTGGGCCTACGACATCGCCGCCAAAGCCATCGCCCCCTGGGTGCTGCACGCGGACGTCGTCGCGGCGGTCGAACACGCTTTCCTGGGCCCGGGGGCCGCGTTCCCGAGGGAGATTCGCGACTTGATTGATCTCGATGCCCTGATGGCACGAGACTTGGGACCGATCGCGGCCCATGGACTGTTCGCTCCCGGCGACGAGATCCTGTTCAGCATCGACCCGATCGACGCCGTCGGCATCGACGGCGGCGAGATCATCCACGCCTACTTCGACGCGGCCGGCGGAATCGTCGGCGCGTTCCTGTCGCACGGCGGCCACTTGTGGGACACCGCCTTCGACATTCGCGGGAGGTTCGGCGTGGAGTTCGAGGACATCGACGCGATCGAAGCGGTCGGCACGCTCACCGGGGACCCGATCGACGTCCCCGACCCCTACATCCCCGAACCGGCGACAATCTGGCTGGCCGGCCTGGGGCTGGCAGGAATCGCCGCCCGGCGGAGACGACGTTCGATCTGA
- a CDS encoding 2-hydroxyacid dehydrogenase, whose protein sequence is MNVAVFSTKPYDRRFFDAANGRHGHELTYLEARLSPESVALAAGFPVVCAFVNDRLDGQTLAVLAAHGTQLVALRCAGFNNVDLAAAKTYGIAVARVPAYSPHAVAEHTVALLLTLNRRIHRAFNRVREGNFAIDGLLGFDLQGKTVGVLGTGRIGALVCRILHGFGCRVLAYDVHSNPECLVLGVEYVELPELLAAADVVTLHCPLTPQTHHVIDGAAIARMKPGVTIVNTSRGPLVDSQAVIAGLKSGKIGALALDVYEEEEDVFFEDLSDKVLQDDTLARLLTFSNVLITSHQAFFTREAMEKIAETTLANVSGFAAGRIEPANLVRAP, encoded by the coding sequence ATGAACGTCGCCGTCTTCAGCACCAAACCGTACGATCGCCGCTTTTTCGACGCCGCCAACGGGCGGCATGGCCACGAACTGACTTATCTTGAAGCGAGGCTGAGTCCCGAGTCGGTCGCGTTGGCGGCGGGGTTCCCGGTTGTCTGCGCGTTCGTCAACGACCGGCTCGATGGTCAGACGCTCGCAGTCCTGGCCGCCCACGGCACGCAACTGGTCGCCTTGCGATGCGCGGGGTTCAACAACGTCGATCTGGCCGCCGCGAAGACGTACGGCATCGCCGTCGCCCGCGTGCCGGCCTATTCGCCCCATGCCGTGGCCGAGCACACGGTTGCGTTGTTGCTGACGCTCAACCGCCGCATCCACCGCGCGTTCAACCGGGTCCGCGAGGGGAACTTCGCGATCGACGGGCTCCTGGGATTCGATCTTCAGGGCAAGACGGTCGGAGTCTTGGGCACAGGACGCATCGGGGCCCTGGTCTGCCGGATCTTGCACGGGTTCGGGTGCCGCGTCCTGGCGTACGACGTGCATTCCAATCCCGAGTGTCTCGTCCTGGGCGTCGAGTACGTCGAGTTGCCTGAGTTGCTCGCCGCGGCGGACGTCGTCACGCTTCATTGTCCCCTGACGCCGCAGACGCACCACGTCATCGACGGCGCGGCGATCGCGCGGATGAAACCCGGCGTCACGATCGTCAACACCAGTCGCGGCCCGCTGGTCGACTCGCAGGCGGTCATCGCCGGGCTCAAGTCGGGCAAGATCGGCGCACTGGCCCTCGACGTTTACGAAGAGGAGGAGGACGTCTTCTTCGAGGATCTCTCGGACAAGGTCTTGCAAGACGACACCCTGGCGCGATTGCTCACGTTTTCCAACGTGCTGATCACTAGCCATCAGGCGTTTTTCACGCGCGAGGCGATGGAGAAGATCGCCGAGACGACCCTCGCCAACGTCAGCGGATTCGCCGCGGGACGGATCGAGCCGGCGAACTTGGTGCGGGCGCCGTGA
- a CDS encoding ABC transporter permease, translating into MLASKLLPWDYGVRNLFRRPSRSALTFGGLTIVVLLVLVVVGFIRGLEKSLSATGNPNVVLVYSLSSAADIENSSIPGSTASLLSASVDGVRQGHGVEYISPELYLGTRITTEGLEEPGMGLVRGVTTSAPLVRDRVQIVEGSWPQAGEVLVGRLAHSKLGARDEDLAVGSEIAFDGKMWKVSGRFTAAGSAFESEVWAPLADLQTTLKRQDLSLVAVAMESPQQVADIDMFCKERVDLELKAVAESAYYAALQKHYKPVRMLGWVVVALVAGSGIFAGLNTMYGAVVGRIRELATLQAMGFRRRAILLTLVQEATLLACAAALVACVLGLLLVDGAAVRFTMGAFMLRVDSVGISVACTVAALLGVVGAIPPAAKAMRLPVVEAIKAI; encoded by the coding sequence ATGCTCGCATCAAAACTCCTGCCCTGGGACTATGGCGTGCGGAACCTGTTCCGCCGCCCCTCCCGCAGCGCATTGACGTTCGGCGGTCTGACGATCGTCGTGCTGCTGGTGCTAGTAGTCGTGGGATTCATTCGCGGTCTGGAGAAGTCTCTCTCGGCAACCGGCAATCCCAACGTGGTGCTCGTGTATTCGCTGTCGTCTGCGGCGGACATTGAGAACTCGTCGATTCCAGGCAGCACGGCCTCACTGCTTTCAGCGAGCGTCGATGGCGTTCGTCAAGGTCACGGCGTCGAGTACATCTCGCCGGAGTTGTACTTGGGCACGCGGATCACGACAGAAGGCCTTGAAGAACCTGGGATGGGATTGGTCAGAGGGGTCACGACAAGCGCCCCCTTGGTGCGTGACCGGGTTCAGATTGTGGAAGGCAGTTGGCCGCAGGCAGGCGAAGTCTTGGTAGGTCGCCTCGCACATTCCAAGCTAGGAGCACGAGACGAGGACCTGGCAGTTGGCAGCGAGATCGCATTCGACGGCAAGATGTGGAAGGTCAGCGGGAGGTTCACGGCCGCTGGCTCAGCGTTTGAGTCGGAGGTGTGGGCCCCGCTCGCGGACTTGCAAACGACGCTCAAACGCCAAGACCTGAGCCTGGTCGCGGTCGCCATGGAGTCACCTCAACAGGTCGCCGATATCGACATGTTCTGTAAAGAACGCGTCGACTTGGAGCTGAAAGCGGTGGCCGAAAGTGCTTACTACGCCGCTCTGCAGAAGCACTACAAACCGGTTCGCATGTTGGGTTGGGTTGTAGTCGCGCTGGTGGCAGGTTCCGGTATCTTTGCCGGGCTGAACACTATGTACGGCGCAGTGGTGGGCCGCATACGCGAACTGGCGACGCTGCAGGCGATGGGCTTTCGGCGGCGCGCGATCCTGCTCACGCTCGTTCAAGAAGCGACGCTGCTCGCGTGTGCTGCCGCCCTAGTAGCATGCGTATTGGGGCTGCTGTTGGTCGATGGGGCCGCTGTGCGGTTCACGATGGGCGCGTTCATGCTGCGCGTCGATAGCGTCGGCATCTCGGTGGCCTGCACCGTTGCGGCGCTCCTGGGCGTCGTGGGAGCGATTCCTCCGGCGGCGAAGGCAATGCGGCTCCCGGTTGTGGAAGCAATCAAGGCAATTTAG
- a CDS encoding site-specific integrase encodes MQGKTRKRRVPQLKYTETRGIGWHVSYRDPATGTPRKHRFDAASKGEAEKQYHDWVASFLQGVVPEKKTRPRPNPAAQKARLVQSDVRTGSLLHVASSLLHFEEARVRSESEPRRPGTITKNLYERRQLYSKEFLAYLNSRYGNGAVGRMELADLQMLDVEAYNRSLVESGYSHSQVSKRMRFLKTIIDRAGRPEHGSQMLTWNWDSRDRLHGKPAVKRTLPSLKQLKLVLKACGVRETAMVWMAIGCGFGQRDLAAVRVGQIDRKSYDLRRGKTGVDRYGETPPLVWKSIAAYLKSAKRSSGELMFLTRKLQPLVHDNTDSVAQWWGGLRDDLGAAGDGLGGFYVLRHLGATEFGSRPGCSIGAMRRWLGHSASSQMADVYMKPVSPEDKPVVEWVRKNLAS; translated from the coding sequence ATGCAAGGCAAGACCCGCAAGCGGCGTGTGCCGCAGCTCAAATATACCGAGACCCGTGGAATCGGTTGGCACGTATCGTACCGCGACCCCGCCACGGGGACGCCCCGCAAGCATCGCTTCGATGCCGCCAGCAAGGGCGAGGCCGAGAAGCAGTACCACGACTGGGTCGCTTCGTTCCTCCAGGGAGTGGTTCCCGAGAAGAAGACGCGTCCAAGGCCGAACCCGGCGGCTCAGAAAGCTCGGCTGGTGCAATCTGATGTGCGGACGGGTAGCTTGCTACACGTTGCGTCGAGCCTTCTGCACTTCGAGGAGGCTCGCGTGAGGTCTGAGAGTGAGCCACGACGGCCGGGCACGATCACGAAGAACCTTTACGAGCGAAGGCAGCTTTATTCCAAGGAGTTCTTGGCTTACCTGAATTCCCGGTACGGTAACGGCGCCGTCGGGCGGATGGAGTTGGCCGACCTCCAGATGCTAGACGTCGAGGCGTACAACCGGTCGCTTGTCGAATCAGGCTACTCGCATTCTCAGGTCTCCAAGCGGATGCGATTCTTGAAGACGATAATCGACCGAGCCGGGCGGCCGGAGCACGGCAGTCAGATGCTAACGTGGAACTGGGACTCGCGCGACCGCTTGCACGGCAAGCCAGCCGTGAAGCGGACGCTGCCGTCGCTCAAGCAACTCAAGCTGGTTCTCAAGGCCTGCGGTGTTCGCGAGACCGCAATGGTCTGGATGGCCATCGGATGCGGATTCGGTCAGAGAGACCTTGCCGCAGTACGGGTCGGCCAGATTGACCGCAAGAGCTACGACCTACGTCGCGGCAAGACCGGGGTCGATCGCTATGGCGAGACGCCGCCGCTCGTGTGGAAGTCGATCGCCGCCTATCTCAAGTCCGCAAAGCGGTCATCGGGCGAGTTGATGTTCCTGACGCGAAAGCTCCAGCCGCTTGTCCACGACAATACGGACTCGGTTGCGCAGTGGTGGGGCGGGCTGCGTGATGACCTTGGCGCCGCGGGAGATGGCCTGGGAGGATTCTACGTCTTGCGCCACCTCGGAGCGACCGAGTTCGGGTCGCGTCCGGGTTGCTCTATTGGAGCGATGCGACGCTGGCTGGGTCACTCCGCGAGTTCGCAGATGGCCGACGTCTACATGAAGCCCGTATCGCCCGAGGACAAGCCTGTAGTCGAGTGGGTCAGGAAGAACCTGGCGAGCTGA
- a CDS encoding AbrB/MazE/SpoVT family DNA-binding domain-containing protein yields the protein MNWTYLALLALASTLVGLSGCGSTPAEESTAQSDIDGTQFLLSAEPDGAVGVIAARESAEDGAPLVLVGRVGGSANPWIDGRAAFMLLDASMSVVAEGEDSAEGELCTGDCCATERLACTTLVKVVDAGGQVVPVDSRKLLGLKESDMVVVEGTAKKDKSGNFSMLANRVFIRK from the coding sequence ATGAATTGGACATACCTAGCACTCTTGGCATTAGCCTCTACGTTGGTTGGCCTTTCCGGTTGCGGCAGCACGCCAGCTGAGGAGTCGACCGCGCAATCTGACATTGATGGAACGCAATTCCTGCTGAGCGCAGAACCCGACGGCGCAGTGGGCGTCATTGCTGCCCGCGAGTCCGCCGAGGATGGTGCGCCCTTGGTGCTTGTCGGTCGTGTCGGCGGCTCAGCCAATCCGTGGATCGACGGCCGGGCGGCGTTCATGCTGCTCGACGCATCGATGTCAGTGGTTGCCGAAGGGGAAGACTCTGCTGAGGGCGAACTCTGCACGGGCGATTGCTGCGCCACGGAACGTCTGGCTTGCACGACGCTGGTGAAGGTCGTGGACGCCGGCGGGCAGGTGGTGCCGGTCGATTCACGCAAGCTGCTCGGCCTGAAGGAGTCCGACATGGTTGTGGTCGAAGGCACCGCCAAGAAAGACAAGAGCGGCAATTTTTCGATGCTCGCCAACCGCGTGTTCATTCGCAAATAG